Proteins found in one Herbiconiux sp. A18JL235 genomic segment:
- a CDS encoding acyl-CoA thioesterase/BAAT N-terminal domain-containing protein produces MFGFVTAFLPWVVYWILIGNATYLIAVAVAFAVAVALFLVQLIRHARPGSLEVGGLAFFALSLVSAFVLDDAVVERWLQPASNGALFLIALVGVLVGRPFVRDAARSTVDAATAATDGFRYITTAMTWMWVAVFGLMTVSSLIPPLTEGSATIRDDASTLSIVCYWVVPFTLFGVAGTVSAVFPGWFDRATGRLDAAAAAAASAPAAEEPAVEEHGAEEHGVAPASTAVGEPDFAPGGVRVEAPAESLYSDPFPVVVEGLPSGRRVEVVSSCADLLGRRWAAAAVFDASADGRLDLATTAPRSGDWSTAAPGVAVTALRFAQPGQVPDLFVPPVDALRVTIEVREPGSSGSPLARRTVLRLPAAAGVSVSEVDVDGRRGLLALPAADGVHEHPAVACFGGSEGGVDSLRLAATLLASAGFVALVTDWTDADESGAPVISRIPLERFGASLDWLRARADVDSARVAGYAISRGAEGLLAAAAAGAARADAYVALSPSSTRWQAVGDGGEQAGVGSWTLAGSEQGWLPVRTGELVPQLARNGWRLRRDAAHDRPTLLRLRPAYEGGLSHAGRVEREAARIVGERIAAPLFVAAGADDAVWPSASMAAELMRARRDEGVAGADARHEFPHAGHLLRLGLQPTDALFTGGIELGGSREGHAAAEAQLWPAVRGFLQSAVAAAQREATTS; encoded by the coding sequence ATGTTCGGGTTCGTGACGGCGTTCCTGCCGTGGGTGGTCTACTGGATCCTCATCGGCAACGCGACCTACCTCATCGCCGTGGCTGTCGCGTTCGCCGTGGCCGTCGCGCTGTTCCTGGTGCAGCTCATCAGGCACGCGCGGCCGGGGTCGCTCGAGGTGGGCGGTCTTGCCTTCTTCGCGCTCTCGCTCGTCTCGGCCTTCGTGCTCGACGACGCCGTGGTGGAGCGGTGGCTGCAGCCGGCGAGCAACGGCGCCCTCTTCCTGATCGCGCTCGTGGGGGTGCTGGTCGGCCGGCCGTTCGTGCGCGACGCCGCCCGGTCGACCGTCGATGCGGCGACCGCGGCCACCGACGGGTTCCGCTACATCACCACAGCGATGACCTGGATGTGGGTGGCGGTGTTCGGACTCATGACGGTGTCATCGCTCATCCCGCCCCTTACCGAGGGTTCGGCCACCATCCGCGACGACGCGAGCACGCTCTCCATCGTCTGCTACTGGGTGGTGCCGTTCACGCTGTTCGGGGTGGCGGGGACGGTGTCGGCGGTGTTCCCGGGGTGGTTCGACCGGGCGACCGGGCGGCTCGACGCGGCTGCGGCGGCTGCCGCGTCGGCGCCCGCGGCGGAGGAGCCCGCGGTGGAGGAACACGGTGCGGAGGAGCACGGGGTGGCACCCGCGTCGACCGCGGTCGGCGAACCCGACTTCGCTCCCGGAGGGGTGCGCGTCGAGGCGCCCGCCGAGAGCCTCTACTCCGACCCTTTCCCCGTCGTGGTGGAAGGGCTCCCTTCCGGGCGGCGCGTCGAGGTGGTGTCGAGCTGCGCCGATCTGCTCGGGCGGCGCTGGGCCGCGGCCGCGGTGTTCGATGCGTCCGCCGACGGTCGTCTCGACCTCGCCACGACCGCACCCCGCTCGGGCGACTGGTCGACGGCAGCGCCGGGGGTGGCGGTCACCGCGCTGCGTTTCGCCCAGCCCGGCCAGGTGCCCGATCTGTTCGTACCGCCCGTCGACGCCCTGCGGGTGACGATCGAGGTGCGTGAGCCCGGGAGTTCAGGCTCACCCCTGGCGCGGCGGACGGTGCTGCGCCTTCCCGCAGCCGCGGGCGTGTCGGTGTCGGAGGTCGACGTCGACGGCCGGCGCGGGTTGCTCGCGCTTCCCGCAGCCGACGGAGTGCACGAGCACCCGGCGGTGGCCTGTTTCGGCGGATCGGAAGGCGGCGTCGACTCGCTGCGGCTGGCCGCGACGCTGTTGGCCAGCGCGGGATTCGTCGCGCTCGTCACCGACTGGACCGATGCCGACGAGTCGGGCGCCCCCGTCATCTCGCGCATCCCGCTGGAGCGCTTCGGCGCCTCGCTCGATTGGCTGCGGGCTCGCGCCGACGTCGACTCGGCACGCGTGGCCGGCTACGCGATCTCGCGCGGGGCCGAGGGCCTGCTCGCCGCCGCAGCGGCGGGTGCGGCGCGAGCCGATGCCTACGTCGCCCTCAGCCCGAGCTCCACGCGCTGGCAGGCGGTGGGTGACGGCGGGGAACAGGCCGGCGTCGGGTCGTGGACCCTCGCGGGCAGCGAGCAGGGGTGGCTCCCGGTGCGTACCGGTGAGCTCGTGCCCCAGCTCGCGCGCAACGGATGGCGGCTGCGCCGCGACGCCGCGCACGACCGTCCCACCCTGCTGCGTCTGCGCCCGGCCTACGAGGGCGGGTTGTCGCACGCCGGGCGGGTGGAGCGCGAGGCCGCGCGCATCGTCGGCGAGCGGATCGCGGCGCCGCTGTTCGTGGCGGCGGGCGCCGATGACGCGGTGTGGCCGTCGGCGTCGATGGCGGCCGAGCTGATGCGCGCCCGGCGCGACGAAGGGGTCGCCGGTGCCGATGCCCGGCACGAGTTCCCCCACGCCGGGCACCTGCTGCGCCTCGGCCTGCAGCCCACCGACGCGCTCTTCACCGGCGGCATCGAGCTGGGCGGCAGCCGTGAGGGACATGCCGCAGCAGAAGCCCAGCTCTGGCCGGCGGTCAGGGGTTTCCTGCAGTCGGCCGTCGCCGCCGCTCAGCGGGAGGCGACGACGAGCTGA
- a CDS encoding Na+/H+ antiporter subunit A, with product MIVVLLLFAGLTALTPLLTRILSTRVFYLVASLPAGAFVYTLTQAPVVLEGGSVAEMLPWIPQLSIALSFRVDTLSWLLSLVVLGVGALVLVYCARYFSPREPQLGRFAALLLAFAGVMYGLVTADDIYVMFMFWEITSVLSYLLIGHYTARKESRGAALQALLVTTFGGLAMLVGIILLTVDAGTTSLAELVAAPPEGSALVTTSIMLILAGALSKSAIAPFHFWLPAAMAAPTPVSAYLHAAAMVKAGIYLIARLAPGFVDTPGWTPVLVTLGVWTMLLGAWRSLRQYDLKLLLAYGTVSQLGFLTVVVGFGTRDTALAGAALLLGHALFKATLFLVVGIVDHDEGTRDLREISGLGRRRPVLATVGFIAVASMAGLPPLLGFVAKEAVLTSLLESHSVWGILALVGVSLGSVLTVAYSARFFWGAFMAKKQVQPAEQPAPQHKPDPLILIAPLILTVATIAGGLLATPLGKALEPYADTVPHDFAYVAGEGPYHLALWHGLEPALGISALIIAAGLVLFALRRPFARLQRKVPHTFDAARDYLRIVRGVDALAARTTVFAQKGGLPQYIGTILMVFVICLGATTALNRTWPDTFVLWDYPAQVFVAAAMGVAAVMAARATHRLAAVLLVGATGFGLVVLFAFHGAPDLALTQALVETVTVVVFILVLRRLPPKIAQHNRPVRRGRRIVIGVLVGATMGVVGYVAAGARQAGSMAEELARLAVEEGHGLNVVNVMLVDIRAWDTMNELSVLIVVATGVASLLFVTGRNITIPRLRESKGRRQGTARVKLVNDPHTSDDAPDDRQHSWLLGGKTLSPVNRSLILEVLVRLIFHPAIVVSIFLLFAGHNEPGGGFAGGVLAGLALIARYLAGGRYELGEALPIGPGALLGVGMLLATGTAIGSLFLGADVLTSAYFSTELPVLGYVSFGTSTIFDIGVYLVVVGVILDILRALGGEVDRQQAEAEAGGDGSGDDDADGHSVVADEAERGAVTAGTAPGGGGPR from the coding sequence GTGATCGTTGTCCTGCTGCTGTTCGCAGGACTGACGGCGCTCACTCCCCTCCTCACGCGCATCCTGTCGACCCGGGTCTTCTACCTCGTGGCCTCGCTGCCGGCCGGAGCCTTCGTCTACACGCTCACGCAGGCGCCCGTCGTGCTCGAGGGCGGCTCGGTCGCCGAGATGCTGCCGTGGATTCCGCAGTTGTCGATCGCCCTCTCGTTCCGCGTCGACACGCTCAGCTGGCTGCTCTCGCTCGTCGTGCTCGGCGTCGGAGCGCTCGTGCTGGTGTACTGCGCCCGCTACTTCTCGCCCCGGGAGCCGCAGCTCGGGCGCTTCGCCGCTCTCCTGCTCGCCTTCGCCGGCGTCATGTACGGGCTCGTCACCGCCGACGACATCTACGTCATGTTCATGTTCTGGGAGATCACGAGCGTGCTCTCCTACCTCCTCATCGGCCACTACACCGCCCGGAAGGAGAGCCGAGGCGCCGCACTGCAGGCGTTGCTCGTCACCACCTTCGGCGGGCTCGCGATGCTGGTCGGCATCATCCTGCTCACGGTCGACGCCGGCACCACATCGCTCGCCGAGCTCGTTGCGGCGCCGCCGGAGGGCAGCGCGCTCGTCACCACCTCCATCATGCTCATCCTCGCCGGGGCGCTGTCGAAGTCGGCGATCGCGCCGTTCCACTTCTGGCTGCCGGCCGCGATGGCCGCCCCCACCCCGGTGAGCGCCTACCTGCACGCCGCGGCCATGGTGAAGGCCGGCATCTACCTCATCGCGCGCCTCGCCCCCGGCTTCGTCGACACCCCCGGCTGGACCCCCGTGCTCGTCACGCTCGGGGTCTGGACCATGCTGCTCGGCGCCTGGCGCTCGCTCCGCCAGTACGACCTCAAGCTGCTGCTGGCGTACGGCACCGTGTCGCAACTCGGCTTCCTCACCGTGGTCGTCGGCTTCGGCACCCGCGACACCGCTCTCGCCGGAGCGGCGCTGCTGCTCGGTCATGCCCTGTTCAAAGCGACCCTCTTCCTCGTCGTCGGCATCGTCGACCACGACGAGGGCACCCGCGACCTGCGCGAGATCTCCGGTCTCGGGCGGCGGCGCCCGGTGCTCGCCACCGTCGGCTTCATCGCCGTCGCCTCCATGGCGGGGCTGCCGCCGCTGCTCGGCTTCGTGGCGAAAGAAGCAGTGCTCACCTCCCTCCTCGAATCGCATTCCGTCTGGGGCATACTGGCGCTCGTCGGCGTCTCCCTCGGCTCCGTGCTCACCGTCGCCTACTCCGCCCGCTTCTTCTGGGGAGCGTTCATGGCGAAGAAGCAGGTGCAGCCGGCCGAGCAGCCGGCGCCGCAGCACAAGCCCGACCCGCTCATCCTGATCGCCCCGCTCATCCTCACCGTTGCCACGATCGCCGGAGGCCTTCTCGCCACCCCGCTCGGCAAGGCACTCGAGCCCTACGCCGACACCGTGCCCCACGACTTCGCCTACGTGGCGGGCGAGGGCCCGTACCACCTCGCGCTCTGGCACGGTCTCGAGCCGGCGCTCGGCATCTCGGCCCTCATCATCGCCGCAGGGCTCGTGCTGTTCGCCCTGCGACGACCGTTCGCCCGCCTGCAGCGCAAGGTGCCGCACACCTTCGACGCCGCCCGCGACTACCTCCGCATCGTGCGCGGGGTCGACGCCCTCGCCGCGCGCACGACGGTCTTCGCGCAGAAGGGCGGCCTGCCCCAGTACATCGGCACCATCCTCATGGTCTTCGTCATCTGCCTGGGAGCGACGACCGCCCTCAACCGCACCTGGCCCGACACCTTCGTGCTCTGGGACTATCCGGCGCAGGTCTTCGTCGCCGCCGCCATGGGCGTCGCCGCCGTGATGGCCGCGCGCGCCACCCACCGCCTCGCCGCCGTGCTGCTGGTGGGCGCGACCGGCTTCGGCCTCGTCGTGCTGTTCGCCTTCCACGGCGCGCCCGACCTGGCCCTCACCCAGGCGCTCGTGGAGACGGTGACGGTGGTGGTGTTCATCCTCGTGCTCCGCCGTCTCCCCCCGAAGATCGCTCAGCACAACAGGCCGGTGCGCCGGGGCCGCCGCATCGTGATCGGCGTGCTGGTGGGCGCGACGATGGGTGTGGTGGGCTACGTCGCCGCGGGGGCGCGGCAGGCCGGCAGCATGGCCGAAGAACTGGCCCGCCTCGCCGTCGAGGAGGGCCACGGGCTGAACGTCGTGAACGTGATGCTCGTCGACATCAGGGCCTGGGACACCATGAACGAGCTCTCCGTGCTCATCGTGGTGGCCACCGGCGTCGCCAGCCTGCTCTTCGTCACCGGCCGCAACATCACCATTCCGAGGCTCCGCGAGTCGAAGGGCCGCCGGCAGGGCACGGCCCGGGTGAAGCTCGTGAACGACCCCCACACCTCCGACGACGCGCCCGACGACCGTCAGCACTCGTGGCTGCTCGGCGGCAAGACGCTGTCGCCGGTGAACCGCTCGCTCATTCTCGAGGTGCTCGTGCGGCTCATCTTCCACCCGGCGATCGTGGTGTCGATCTTCCTGCTGTTCGCCGGCCACAACGAACCGGGCGGCGGCTTCGCCGGCGGCGTGCTCGCGGGTCTCGCGCTCATCGCCCGCTACCTCGCCGGCGGTCGCTACGAGCTCGGCGAGGCGCTGCCCATCGGCCCTGGCGCCCTGCTCGGCGTCGGGATGCTGCTGGCCACCGGCACCGCGATCGGCTCGCTCTTCCTGGGCGCCGACGTCCTCACCTCCGCCTACTTCTCCACCGAGCTGCCGGTGCTCGGCTACGTCTCCTTCGGCACCTCCACCATCTTCGACATCGGCGTGTACCTCGTGGTGGTCGGCGTCATCCTCGACATCCTGCGCGCCCTCGGCGGCGAGGTCGACCGGCAGCAGGCGGAGGCCGAGGCCGGCGGCGACGGTTCGGGAGACGACGACGCCGACGGCCACTCGGTCGTCGCCGACGAGGCCGAGCGCGGCGCAGTCACCGCCGGCACCGCCCCGGGAGGAGGTGGCCCCCGATGA
- a CDS encoding monovalent cation/H+ antiporter complex subunit F: MIVVIVIAGALMAAGAVGALYRIITGPSALDRIIASDVLVATAIIAIGAEMAINRHTDNLPVMLGLALFGIVGSVSVARFISSRDDT; this comes from the coding sequence GTGATCGTCGTCATCGTCATCGCCGGAGCGCTCATGGCCGCCGGCGCCGTGGGTGCGCTCTACCGCATCATCACGGGCCCATCGGCCCTCGACCGCATCATCGCCTCGGATGTGCTGGTCGCCACCGCGATCATCGCCATCGGAGCCGAGATGGCGATCAACCGGCACACCGACAACCTGCCCGTCATGCTCGGGCTCGCCCTGTTCGGCATCGTGGGCTCGGTCAGCGTCGCCCGCTTCATCTCGTCGAGGGACGACACCTGA
- a CDS encoding alpha/beta hydrolase — protein sequence MIDDRLRSVPEGLTDVSVVVELDPLADVDPGDPSLVDYRIIANNRVPAALRDIMIAPVRTGYIGADRVKPDPALVPPSGAEAVPEVDVDEVFLPVRDGVVRSLVYRPRSAAPDEALPVVLYFHGGGFTVGSCDDTDYLTRRIAVESGALVVSAGYRLAPEHPFPVPLDDAMDVYRWLRLEAGRLGGDPARVAVAGDSAGSNFAAALPLRARDEGQSVPDAVVLLGAFVDFQAERYPSFTRLAPRGIVYDSAFFGFIRGAYLPTVSWAHPWASPIEGELGAYPPTFLTAGTHDPIVDSAAEFEARLRAKGCDVTALYPEGLPHGYYFFPGIHAAEQDAAYSQAARTLRRSFGTSAQEA from the coding sequence ATGATCGACGATCGACTTCGTTCTGTTCCCGAGGGTCTCACCGACGTCAGCGTCGTGGTGGAGCTCGATCCGCTCGCCGACGTCGATCCCGGCGACCCCTCGCTCGTCGACTACCGCATCATCGCGAACAACCGGGTGCCCGCGGCGCTCCGCGACATCATGATCGCGCCCGTGCGCACCGGGTACATCGGCGCCGACCGGGTGAAGCCCGACCCGGCGCTGGTTCCGCCGAGCGGTGCGGAGGCGGTGCCCGAGGTCGACGTCGACGAGGTCTTCCTGCCGGTGCGCGACGGGGTGGTGCGCTCTCTGGTCTACCGACCGCGCTCGGCCGCGCCCGACGAGGCACTGCCCGTTGTGCTCTACTTCCACGGCGGGGGATTCACCGTCGGCTCCTGCGACGACACCGACTACCTCACCCGGCGCATCGCCGTCGAGAGCGGTGCGCTCGTGGTCTCGGCGGGCTACCGGCTCGCGCCCGAGCACCCGTTCCCCGTTCCGCTCGACGACGCCATGGATGTGTATCGCTGGCTGCGCCTCGAGGCCGGCCGTCTCGGCGGCGACCCGGCGAGGGTCGCCGTGGCGGGAGACTCGGCGGGCTCGAACTTCGCGGCGGCGCTGCCGCTGCGGGCGCGAGACGAGGGCCAGTCGGTTCCGGATGCGGTGGTGCTGCTCGGCGCGTTCGTCGACTTCCAGGCGGAGCGGTACCCCTCCTTCACACGGCTGGCGCCCCGCGGGATCGTCTACGACAGCGCCTTCTTCGGGTTCATCCGCGGTGCGTACCTGCCGACCGTGAGCTGGGCGCATCCGTGGGCCAGCCCGATCGAGGGGGAACTCGGCGCCTACCCGCCCACCTTCCTCACCGCGGGCACGCACGACCCCATCGTCGACTCGGCAGCCGAGTTCGAGGCGCGGCTGCGCGCGAAGGGCTGCGACGTGACGGCGCTGTACCCGGAGGGTCTGCCGCACGGCTACTACTTCTTCCCGGGCATCCACGCCGCCGAGCAGGATGCCGCCTACTCCCAGGCCGCGCGCACGCTGCGCCGGTCGTTCGGTACGAGCGCTCAGGAGGCGTGA
- the mnhG gene encoding monovalent cation/H(+) antiporter subunit G has product MDIRDVITAVLVLLAALMCFAAGVGLIRFPDVLSRLHAATKPQILGLIAISADVAVSNPSAGTITLAVAIVFFQSLTAPVSAHLAGRAAYRTNHFRRDILIVDEYTPTDPPREPRSASDGAPQL; this is encoded by the coding sequence ATGGACATCCGTGACGTCATCACCGCCGTGCTGGTGCTGCTCGCCGCCCTCATGTGCTTCGCGGCCGGGGTGGGCCTCATCCGCTTCCCCGACGTGCTGTCGCGCCTGCACGCCGCGACGAAACCGCAGATTCTCGGACTCATCGCCATCTCGGCCGACGTGGCCGTGTCGAACCCCTCGGCCGGCACCATCACGCTCGCCGTCGCCATCGTCTTCTTCCAGAGCCTCACCGCCCCGGTCTCGGCGCATCTCGCGGGCCGGGCGGCATACCGCACCAACCACTTCCGCCGCGACATCCTCATCGTCGACGAGTACACCCCCACCGACCCGCCGCGCGAGCCCCGCTCCGCATCTGACGGCGCGCCGCAGCTCTAG
- the pdxY gene encoding pyridoxal kinase PdxY has product MKVLSIQSAVAYGHVGNSAAVFPLQRIGVEVLPVYTVTFSNHTGYGAWRGPRIAPSDVHEVILGIEERGAFPSVDVVLSGYQGDSGVADVVIDAVRRVKAANPSAVYACDPVMGNAVSGCFVAPEIPDLLRDRVVPVADIITPNQFELGYLTGTEPASLESTLDAVDLARNMGPSVVLVTSVERPDREPDTIEMLAADGDEGWLVQTPRIPLKANGSGDVTAALFTAHYRETGSLQTALERTASSVFDLIEATHRSGERELRIVETQEAFAHPRLQFTARRVR; this is encoded by the coding sequence ATGAAGGTGCTCTCCATCCAGTCTGCGGTCGCCTACGGGCATGTCGGCAACTCGGCGGCGGTCTTCCCCCTGCAGCGCATCGGGGTCGAGGTGCTTCCCGTCTACACGGTCACTTTCTCGAACCACACGGGGTACGGTGCCTGGCGCGGACCGCGCATCGCCCCCTCCGACGTGCACGAGGTGATCCTCGGCATCGAGGAGCGCGGCGCCTTCCCGAGCGTCGACGTCGTTCTCTCGGGGTACCAGGGCGACTCGGGTGTCGCCGACGTCGTGATCGACGCCGTGCGCCGCGTGAAGGCCGCGAACCCCTCGGCCGTCTACGCCTGCGACCCCGTGATGGGCAACGCGGTGTCGGGGTGCTTCGTCGCCCCCGAGATCCCCGACCTGCTGCGCGACCGGGTCGTGCCGGTCGCCGACATCATCACCCCCAACCAGTTCGAGCTCGGCTACCTGACCGGCACCGAGCCCGCCTCGCTCGAATCGACCCTCGACGCGGTCGACCTCGCCCGCAACATGGGCCCCTCGGTGGTGCTCGTCACCAGCGTGGAGCGCCCCGACCGCGAGCCCGACACCATCGAGATGCTCGCCGCCGACGGCGACGAGGGGTGGCTCGTGCAGACCCCCCGCATCCCCTTGAAGGCGAACGGCTCGGGCGACGTCACCGCCGCCCTGTTCACCGCCCACTACCGCGAGACCGGGAGCCTGCAGACCGCGCTCGAGCGCACCGCATCGAGCGTCTTCGACCTCATCGAGGCCACGCACCGCTCCGGCGAGCGGGAACTCCGCATCGTGGAGACGCAGGAGGCCTTCGCCCACCCCCGCCTGCAGTTCACCGCTCGCCGCGTGCGCTGA
- a CDS encoding Na+/H+ antiporter subunit D: MNALAPLLVLIPLVGAAFTLILGRYPRVQIAISVTALTAVTAAAAVLLGYVDNTGDPVVVRVGGWEPPFGIVLVVDRLSAIMVVVSALMLLGVLVFAVGQGIADRDRDTPVSIFHPTYLILSAGLFDAFIAGDLFNMYVGFEMLLAASYVLLTLGGTGSRIRAGVTYVVVSLVSSLLFLGAIALIYGATGTVTMALLSERLGDLPLDVQAILCAALLVGFAVKAAVFPLSFWLPDSYPTAPAPVTAVFAGLLTKVGVYAIIRTDKLLFFDVPLMVPLLIVGGLTMLIGILGALAQADVKRLLSFTLVSHIGYMIFGVALGTELAMGATIYYIVHHIAVQTALFLVVGLVERVGGSTSITKLGGLLRKAPFVAALFFIGALNLGGIPPFSGFLGKVGLFEAGAQSPSPLVYVLIGAGTVTSLLTLYALMRVWNMAFWRSKDEVEGYESPLIESLQESPDANRGTTKTATVTETGTLAPVRTSKLMTGATTGLIVLTLCLTVFAGPLFSLTQRAAINVVTPANYVDSVFPGGAP, from the coding sequence ATGAACGCCCTGGCACCCCTGCTCGTGCTCATCCCGCTCGTCGGGGCGGCCTTCACGCTCATCCTCGGCCGTTACCCGAGGGTGCAGATCGCCATCTCCGTCACGGCGCTCACCGCGGTGACGGCGGCTGCCGCCGTGCTGCTCGGCTACGTCGACAACACCGGCGACCCGGTGGTGGTGCGGGTCGGCGGCTGGGAACCGCCCTTCGGCATCGTGCTGGTGGTCGATCGGCTGTCGGCGATCATGGTCGTGGTCTCGGCCCTGATGCTGCTCGGCGTGCTCGTGTTCGCGGTGGGCCAGGGCATCGCCGACCGCGACCGCGACACCCCGGTGTCGATCTTCCACCCCACCTACCTCATCCTGTCGGCGGGCCTGTTCGACGCCTTCATCGCGGGCGACCTGTTCAACATGTACGTGGGCTTCGAGATGCTGCTCGCGGCCAGCTACGTGCTGCTCACCCTCGGCGGAACCGGGTCGCGCATCCGGGCCGGCGTCACCTACGTGGTGGTGAGCCTGGTGTCGTCGTTGCTGTTCCTCGGCGCGATCGCGCTGATCTACGGGGCCACCGGAACCGTCACCATGGCACTGCTGTCGGAGCGTCTCGGCGATCTGCCGCTCGACGTGCAGGCGATCCTCTGCGCGGCGCTGCTCGTGGGCTTCGCGGTGAAGGCGGCGGTGTTCCCGCTGTCGTTCTGGTTGCCGGATTCCTACCCGACGGCGCCCGCGCCGGTGACCGCGGTGTTCGCGGGCCTGCTCACGAAAGTGGGCGTGTACGCGATCATCCGCACCGACAAGCTGCTGTTCTTCGACGTTCCGCTGATGGTGCCGCTGCTCATCGTGGGCGGGCTGACGATGCTCATCGGCATCCTCGGCGCGCTCGCCCAGGCCGATGTGAAGAGACTGCTGTCGTTCACATTGGTGAGCCACATCGGGTACATGATCTTCGGTGTCGCCCTGGGCACCGAACTCGCCATGGGCGCCACGATCTACTACATCGTGCACCACATCGCCGTGCAGACCGCGCTGTTCCTCGTGGTCGGACTCGTCGAACGCGTCGGAGGCTCGACCTCCATCACGAAGCTCGGCGGGCTTCTGCGCAAGGCGCCGTTCGTGGCCGCCCTGTTCTTCATCGGGGCCCTCAACCTCGGCGGCATCCCGCCGTTCTCGGGTTTCCTCGGCAAGGTCGGACTGTTCGAAGCCGGTGCGCAGAGCCCATCGCCGCTCGTCTACGTGCTCATCGGGGCCGGAACGGTCACGTCACTGCTCACCCTCTACGCCCTCATGCGGGTGTGGAACATGGCGTTCTGGCGGTCGAAAGACGAGGTCGAGGGCTACGAGTCGCCCCTCATCGAGTCGCTGCAGGAGAGCCCGGATGCGAACCGCGGCACCACGAAGACGGCGACCGTGACCGAGACGGGAACCCTCGCTCCGGTGCGCACCTCGAAGCTCATGACGGGCGCGACGACGGGCCTCATCGTGTTGACCCTCTGCCTCACCGTGTTCGCCGGGCCGCTGTTCTCCCTCACTCAGCGGGCGGCGATCAACGTCGTCACCCCCGCGAACTACGTCGACTCCGTCTTCCCGGGAGGTGCGCCGTGA
- a CDS encoding Na+/H+ antiporter subunit E: protein MKAVIASGVVPFLGLVLLWMLLWGEFTVINLLIGVLLALLVSITFYLPAVRLSGRLNLFWAAVMFGRLLVDIVVASLQITWVAINPRYRPSNAIIAVQLRSRSDLVMTFTGEAVSLVPGSIVLDLDRDEGILYLHSLNVTSADQIPKLKRDVLSTERRIILAGGSRDDLERLRAEEQKTADAGAGKESAS from the coding sequence GTGAAAGCCGTGATCGCCTCCGGTGTCGTCCCGTTCCTCGGGTTGGTGCTGCTCTGGATGCTGCTCTGGGGCGAGTTCACCGTCATCAACCTGCTCATCGGCGTGCTGCTGGCCCTTCTCGTGTCGATCACCTTCTATCTGCCTGCGGTGCGGCTGAGCGGACGGCTCAACCTGTTCTGGGCCGCCGTGATGTTCGGGCGTCTGCTCGTCGACATCGTCGTGGCGTCGCTGCAGATCACCTGGGTGGCGATCAACCCGCGCTACCGACCGTCGAACGCGATCATCGCGGTGCAGCTGCGCAGCCGCTCCGACCTCGTCATGACCTTCACCGGGGAGGCGGTCTCCCTCGTGCCCGGCTCGATCGTGCTCGATCTCGATCGGGACGAGGGGATCCTGTACCTGCACTCGCTGAACGTCACGTCTGCCGATCAGATCCCGAAGCTCAAGCGCGACGTGCTGTCGACCGAGCGGCGCATCATCCTCGCGGGCGGGTCGCGCGACGACCTCGAGCGGCTGCGCGCCGAGGAGCAGAAGACGGCGGATGCCGGCGCCGGAAAGGAGTCGGCATCGTGA
- a CDS encoding sodium:proton antiporter yields MNASLTLIVLMALMYGTGVYVMLERSLTRILIGFLLVGNATNLLIFIMSGRSGASPIIDDGTTGAEIVDPVPQVLMLTAIVINFGVTAFILALIYRSWWLSNLGDEGDDVMSDEDEEDAISADQAEQFHAGLSGDDAAVLEVLEEDADHDDDEHDLDHVDPSERDRDVMR; encoded by the coding sequence ATGAACGCCTCCCTCACCCTCATCGTGCTGATGGCGCTGATGTACGGCACCGGCGTCTACGTGATGCTGGAGCGCAGTCTTACGCGCATCCTCATCGGCTTCCTGCTCGTCGGCAACGCCACGAACCTGCTCATCTTCATCATGTCGGGCCGCTCCGGAGCATCGCCGATCATCGACGACGGCACGACGGGCGCAGAGATCGTCGACCCGGTGCCCCAGGTGCTGATGCTCACCGCGATCGTCATCAACTTCGGTGTCACCGCGTTCATCCTCGCCCTCATCTACCGCTCCTGGTGGCTGTCGAACCTCGGCGACGAGGGCGACGACGTGATGAGCGACGAGGACGAGGAGGACGCCATCTCGGCCGACCAGGCGGAGCAGTTCCACGCAGGGCTGAGCGGAGACGACGCCGCGGTGCTCGAGGTTCTGGAGGAGGACGCCGATCACGACGACGACGAGCACGACCTCGACCACGTCGATCCGAGCGAACGCGACAGGGACGTGATGCGATGA